CGGCGTGTTCGCGAAGGAGCATCAGCATGCCCAGCGCGGAGCTGTCCATGGTATTGACCTCTTCCAGGTCGAGCACGTAACTGCGCGCGGCGGGCACGTCACCCAGGCACACGTCGTGGAAGGCGCGATGGATGGAGAAGTCGAAGCGATCGCCCAGGTGGAGCGTGAGCGTGCCCTGTTCGGTATCGTGGTGGACGTTGATGGCCATGATGGAATCCCTCAGAACAGGTCGATGTCGCCGGCGGCCATGGACTGCTGCAACGCAGGGCCGCGCGAGCGCAGGCGGGCGCGTTCGCGCTGCTCGGCCAGGCGGGCGCGCACGCGCTGGGCGCGGGCATTCAGTTCGCTGGCGTCGGCCGGCACGCAGGCCAGTTCTTCGATGTCGCGCGTGCAGTCGGCGGTGATTTCCTGCAGTTCCACCAGGCGCGTGCGCGTCTGGTGCAGGAGCTGGCTGAGGATGTCCTCGAACTGCAGCGAGCGGATGGTGGTGGAAACGTCGTTGCCCAGGCCGCGGTTGATGGTGGCGGCCTCGTCCGCGGCGGCGCTGGTGCGCGCGTTCGACTCGGTGATGCTCGACATCATGTCGTCGATATCGCCCTTGGCCTGCAAGGCCACGTTCATATCCTGCGAGGCCATGTGGCCGACCAGTTCACGCAGGTGTTCCATCGCGGTGCGCGAGCGCTCCACGTGGGTGCCGATCTTCTCGTTGAACTGGTTGCTGTGCTGGGCGAGGTTGCGGATCTCACCCGCTACCACCGCGAAGCCGCGGCCGGATTCGCCCGCGCGCGCCGCTTCGATGGCGGCGTTGAGCGCCAGCAGGTTGGTTTCCTCGGCGATGGTGTTCACGTTCTTCAGCAGCGCGAACACGGCGTCCATTTCCTTCGCCATGCCATCGATGCGGTAGACGATGCGCAGGCTCTCACGGGAGAGCTGCACGATGAGGCCCACGAAATGTTCTAGCAGCCCGGCCGTGCGGGAGGCGAAGTCCTGCACCGAGATGCCCTTGCCGCCGCTCTCGATGATCTCGCTGAGCAGCTTCTGCTGCTTGCCGGTCTTCTGCGACAGGCCGTTGAAGCCGCCACCGAGTTCGGCCACGGCGTCGCGCAGCAGGTCGAGCGCCTGGTTCAGCTCGCGGCTGGCGTGGCCGAGTTCGTCGACGATGGCGCTGCGCACGTCTTCCATCGCCTCGCGCACCGAGGCCTCGTCGCTGGACGCGGTGTTGAGCACCACTTCCACCTCGGGCAACGGCGCCGGGCGCAGGGCGATGGCGATCCACGTGGCGGCCAGCAGCGCCACCACGACGGGAGCGACCCAGGCCGCGTGGAACACCAGGACCAGGAGCAGCGCCACGACGCTGGCGGCGAAGCCGATGCTGCGTTCGTTCTTGGGAATGACCATGATGGAAGTCTCGTTCTTCAGGTGCCGACGCGGGCGGCGGCGGAAACGGGTGTATGGGCCAGTTCGAGCAGGCGGGCGGCGATCGCGTCCAGCGGAAGCATCTCGGCGGCGGCACCGGCCTTCCAGGCGGCGCCGGGCATGCCCCACACCACCGAGCTGGCTTCGTCCTGGACGAGCGTGGGCGCACCGCTCTCCTTCAATTCGCCCAGGCCGCGCGCGCCGTCGTCGCCCATGCCGGTGAGCAGGCAGCCGATGGTGGCGGCGCCGACGCTGGCGGCCATGGAACGGAACAGCACGTCCACCGAGGGCTTGTGCCGGTTCACCGGCGGGCCGTCGTGCAGGCGGCAGACGTGGCGGGCGCCGTCCCACATCACCAACAGGTGCTGGCTGCCGGGGGCGATGTAGACGTGGCCGGCCTGTATGGGCTGGCCGTCGCGGGCCTCGCACACCTTCATCGCCGAGCAGGTGTCCATGCGCGCCGCGAAGGGGCCGCTGAAGGCGGCGGGGATGTGCTGGGTGATCACGATGGGCGGCGCCGTGGGCGGCATCGCCTCGAGCACCACGCGGATCGCCTCGGTGCCGCCGGTGGAGGCGCCGATGGCGATGATGCGCGTGCCGCCGCGCGTACCCGGCGTCTGCGCGCGCGGCAGCACGGCATCGGCGGACAGGCGCGGCGCCACGTCGAGCCGGGTGACGGTCGAACGCTCGCGCGGCTTCGCGCCGGCGGCGAGACGAACCTTGGCGCAGATCTCCGGCGCATGCTCCATGAAGGTGTTGGCCAGGTCGGCGGCGGGCTTGGTGAAGAAATCCACCGCGCCCAGTTCCAGCGCGCGCAGGGTCACGTCGGCGCCTTTCTCGGTCAGCGTGGACACCATCACCACCGGCATCGGCCGCAGGCGCATCAGGTTCTCGAGGAAGGTCAGGCCGTCCATGCGCGGCATCTCGACGTCGAGCGTGAGCACGTCGGGGTTGAGCGCCTTGATCTTCTCGCGCGCGATCAGCGGGTCCGGCGCGGCGCCCACCACTTCGATGCCCGGATCGGACTCGAGCATGGTGGTCAGCACCTTACGGACCAGGGCCGAATCGTCGACGATGAGGACGCGTACTTTCTGCATGGGCTCTCGCCGCTGGGTTGCTGGACATCCTCGTCGGCGGGCCGACCGGATCATGAATCGCGAAATGGAGCGTCAGAACAGCTCCACCTCTCCCTTTATCGGATCGTCGGCCAATCGCTTGAGGTATCGCTTCTCGCGATCGGCCAGATGGGTGTCGTGCGTGGCGCGCAACTGGCGCACGCGCACCCGTCCGCTCACCGGGAAGAACTGCACGTGGCGCGGGTAGATGTCGCCCACGTCGGCCGCGCAGAGCTTCAGCTTTTCGGTGGCGATGTAACGCTGCACGAAGGCGATGTTGCGCTGGCCGATGTCGGTCATGGTGGACAGCACGCGGCCGCCGCCGAAGATCTTCACTTCGAGGTCGTCGCGCCGACCGCCCGCCTTGAGGATCGCATTGATCAGCTGTTCCATCGCGTCGTTGCCGTAACGCGCGGCGCGGCCGACGGTGGAACTCCAGCTGTCGCGCTCGCCGGCGGGCTCGGGCAGCATGAAGTGGTTCATGCCACCGATGCGCCGCTTCGTGTCGCGCACGCAGGCCGACACGCACGAGCCGAGCACGGTGGAGATCATCTCTTCCTGCGTGCTCACGTAGAACTCGCCGGGCAGGATCTTCACCGTGACCACTTCCTGGGCGGGATCCCAGAAGCGGCGCAGGTGCTCGAATCCCGGCAACACGCTCTTGGGATCGAAACCGGCGAAGGTGCGCGGCAGCGCGACGGCGGTGTCGCTCATGTACGTTTCCGGTAGACCGTGCGGCCGATCAGGTCGAAGTCGTCGGACAGTCCATACATGGATTCCGAATGACCCAGGAACAGGTAGCCGCGGCTTTCCAGCATGCCGGCGTAACGGGAGAACAGTCGCTGCTTCGTCGGCTTGTCGAAATAGATGACGACGTTGCGACAGAAGATGGCGTCGAACTTGCCCTGCATGGGCCATTCGTGGAGCAGGTTGAGCGGCTGGATGGTCACCAGCTCGCGCAGGCGCGGGTGCACGCGGGCATAGCCGTCGTAGCTCCCCTCGCCGCGCTGGAACCAGCGCTTGCGGCGTGCTTCGCTCACGCCGCCCAGGCGGTCCACCGGGTACACGCCCTTGCGCGCGGTTTCCAGCGCCTGCGGCGAGAGGTCGGTGGCGAGGATCTTGGCGTCGATGGTCGTGCCCGTGCGCTCGAGCGCCTCGGCCAGCACCATCGCCAGGGCATACGGTTCTTCGCCGGTGGAACAGCCCGCCGACCAGATGCGCAGGCGGCCGCCACGCTTTTCGTCGAACCAGCGCGGCAGCAGTTCGTCCACGAGCAGGTCGTAGTGGTGCATCTCGCGGAAGAACGAGGTGACGTTGGTGCTGATGCAACTGGCCAGTTCGCCCAGCTCGGAGGCCGGATCGCGACGCAGCAGGTCGCAATAGGCGGCGAAACCGGACAGGTTCAGCGCGCGCAGGCGTCGCAGCAGACGGCCCTGCACGAGCTGGCGCTTGTGCTCGCCCAGCGAGATGCCGCACTGCTGCAACACGAACTCACGCAGGAAACCGAACTCGGCGTCGCCGAGGCTGGGTCCTTGGGCGCCCGCCGCGGCGGCATCGCCGTTGTCGACGAGCGCGTTCATCGATCAGAACTCCTTCCACACCGCCGCGTCGGCCGACTCGGCCGGACGCGAGGCACGCGGAGCCGGCGCGGGCGCCGTTTCGCGCACGGAAGCGAACAGGGTCTCCATCTCGACCTGGGTGGCATCCTTGCGCGGCGCGCGGGCGGCCGTGGCCTGGCCGCTCACCTGGAAGAAAGACACCTGGCGGCTCAGCTCGGTGGCCTGCTCGTGCATCGCGCGGGCGGCCGCGGCGGATTCCTCGACCAGCGCGGCGTTCTGCTGGGTCATTTCGTCCATCTGCAGCACGGCGTGGTTCACCTGGTCGATGCCGGCCGACTGCTCGGAGCTGGCGGCGGCGATCTCGGCGACGATGTCGGTCACCTTCTTCACGCTGTCGACGATCTCGGCCAACGCCTTGCCCGACTGGTCGACCAGTTCGGAGCCGGCCTTCACCTTGCTGGCGCTGTCGTTGATGAGGCCCTTGATCTCCTTTGCCGCACCCGCCGAACGCTGCGCGAGGTTGCGCACCTCGGTGGCCACCACGGCGAAGCCGCGGCCCTGCTCACCGGCACGCGCGGCTTCCACGGCGGCGTTGAGCGCGAGCAGGTTGGTCTGGAAGGCGATCTCGTCGATGAGGCTGACGATGTCGGAAATCTTCTTCGACGAAGCGTTGATCTCGCGCATGGCGACGACGGTCTGCGCCACCACCTCACCGCCCTTCTCCGCCTGCTCGCGGGCACCGCGGGCGAGCTGGTTGGCGTGGCTGGCGTTCTCGGCGTTCTGCTTCACGGTGGAGGTCATTTCCTCCATCGACGAGGCGGTTTCCTCCAGGCTGGAGGCCTGTTCCTGCGTGCGCTGGGAAAGATCGTCGTTGCCGCGCGAGATCTGCTGCGCGGCGGTGCTGACCGAGGTGGAACCGTGGCGCACCTCGGTGACGATCGCGGCGAGGCGATCGTCCATGCTGCGGAAGGCCGACTGCAGTTGGCCCAGCTCGTCCTGGCGGGTCACCTGGATGTCGTGGCCGAGCTTGCCGGCGGCGATCTCGTGGGCCACCGCCACCGTCTGCGACAGCGTGCGCAGGATCGAACGGATGACCAGCACGGCGATGACGAGGCAGATGGCCAGGCCGATCACCAGTGAGGTGATCGACAGCGCGCGGATCGTCCGGTACTGCGCGGATTCCTTCTCGAAGATGGCCTGGGCTTCCTTGCGCTTGCCCTCGATGAGGCTGCTCAACTGCGCTTGGCGGTCCATCAGCAACGGACGCACCTGCAGTTCGAGCACGTCGGAGGCGCCCTGGTCACCCTCCTTCAGGGCATCGACCATGTCGTTCTTGGACTGCACGTAGTCGTCGTTCGTGGCCTGCCACTTGTCGTAGGCCTTCTTGATGTCGGCGGACATCGGCACCTTGCGGAACTCGGCCTTGCGGGCGTCGAGGTCGGCCTGGTACTTCTCGAACTCGGCGATCTTCTGCTTCACCTGGTCGGGATTGCCCACCTTGGCCGCGGCCTCGCCGAGCACGATGAAGGAGAGCAGCGACTGCGTATTCACGCGGCTGAGCAGTTCGGAGGGCACCAGCTCCTCCTCGTAGATCTGGCGCATGCCTTCGTTCTGGAAGTGCATCGCACCCAGGCCCACCGCCGCGCCACCGAAGAGCATCAGCGTGAGCAGGCCGAGCACGCCGTACAGGCGACCGCGAACGGTCAGGGCGGGAATCTTAAAGCTGAACTTCTTCATCACGGTTCCAATCGTCAAGGTGCGACAAGGGCGATCCGGGCTTTACACGCCGAACGGGGCCCCTCCCCGCCGGCATGCCCATGCTCAGGCGACGGCTTTCGCTTCCTGGGACGCCAGGGCGGCTTCCAGCATCTGCGCGTCCTGCGGTTGCAGCAGGCGATCCACGTCGAGGAGCAGCACCATGCGCTCACCGACGGAGGTCAGTCCCTTCAGATATTCGGTATCGACGGTGGTGCCCATGTCGGGTACCGGACGGATGCCGTCCGGCGCGACCTCGACCACGTCGGAAACGGCATCGACCACGATGCCGAACTGGCGGCCGGCCACCATCACGATCACGCAGACGGTGGTGGCGGTGTATTCCTCGCGGGCCAGGCCGAAGCGCAGGCGCAGGTCGAGCACCGGCACGATGGCGCCACGCAGGTTGAGCACGCCGAGCACGTAGGACGGCGCCTGGGGGATGCGGGTCACCGGCGTCCAGCCGCGGATCTCGCGCACGGCGAGGATGTCGACGCCGTATTCCTCGTTGCCGAGGTTCACGGTCAGGTACTGGGCGGCCTCGGCGACGGAGGCGATGCTGGCTGGCTGGTTCATGTCGTTCCCACGGCGGATCGGATCGGGCAGTGGCCCCCTTCGTTAGGGGGTATCGGCCGGATTCGTGGCGACTTGAGGGCGCGCTTGCCGGAAAAACTCCTAGGTACCCGCGGACCGCGGTGACCTGGATTCGCCGATACGATCGGCTCCCACCCCTCCGGTAGGTGACGACGTCGCTACCGGAGGGGTGGGAGCCGATCGTATCGGCGAATCGAGTTGGCCCCGGTCAGGCCGCCTTGCGGCGTGCCTGCATGCGCACCAGGCCGGTGACGTCGGTGATGAGCGCCACGGCGCCGTCGGGGAGGATGGTGGCGCCGGAGATGCCCACCACGCGACGGTAATTGGCTTCCAGCGACTTCACCACGGCCTGCTGCTGGCCGATCAGCTCGTCGACGAACAGGCCGATGCGCGTGCCCTCGGCCTCCACCACGATGACGATGCCCTGGTCCACCGACAGGCGCTCGCCGTCGCAGCCGAACACGTCGAACAGGCGCACGATGGGCAGCCATTCGTCGCGGAAGCGGAACAGCTCGCCGCCACCGACCACGCTGCGCACGAGATCGGCCTTGACCTGCACCGACTCCACGATGGACACGAGCGGCACGATGTAGGTTTCGCTCCCCACGGCGGCGGTGAGGCCGTCGATGATGGCCAGCGTCAACGGCAAGGTGATGGTGAACGTGGTGCCCTTGCCGTGCACGCTGCGGATGTTCACCGTGCCACCCAGATCCATCACGTTGCGGCGGACCACGTCCATGCCCACGCCACGACCGGAGAGATCGGTGGTGGTCGCGGCCGTGGAGAAGCCCGCCTCGAAGATCAGTTCGGCCACGGCATCGTCGGACATGCCCTCGCCCGACGCGATGATGCCGCGCTGCACGGCCTTGGCCACGATGGCGTCGCGATTGAGGCCCGCGCCGTCGTCGGCCACTTCCACCACGATGGAGCCTCCGCGATGGAACGCCTCCATGCGCAAGGTGCCGGTGTCGGACTTGCCGGCCGCCGTGCGCTTGGCGGGCACTTCCAGGCCGTGGTCGATGGCGTTGCGCACGAGATGGACCAGCGGATCGCCGATCTTCTCGAGCACGGTCTTGTCCAGCTCGGTGGTTTCGCCGCGCAGGTCGAGCACCACCTTCTTGTCGAGCTTCTGCGCCAGGTCGCGCACGAGACGCGGGAAGCGGTTGAACACCGTGCTGATCGGCAGCATGCGGATGCTCATCACGCTTTCCTGCAGTTCGCGCGTGTGGCGCGCGAGCTGGGCCAGGCCGTGGCGGAACATCTCCAACCGGGCCTCGCCGACACCCTCGTTGAACTGGCTGAGCATGGCCTGGGTGATGACGAGTTCGCCCACCAGGTTGATCAGCATGTCGATCTTTTCGATGCCGACGCGAACCGAGCTGGCCTCGCTGTTGGCGGCCACCTCGCGTACGGCGCGCGGCGCAACGGGTGCCGCCGGTGCGGCCACCGGAGCCGGCGCGGCCACGCGTGGCGTCACCGTGAGCTCGCAATCGCCGTCCACCCAGTCGAACACGCCTTCGACGGCGGCGCGTTTGGCGCCGGCATCGAGACGCAGCGTGTAGGCCAGGTACGAGGCGGTCGGGTCCATGTCGGCCAGCGACGGCAGCTTCGACGCGTCCACCGTGGTGGCGAGCGGGCCGAGGGCTTCCAGTTCGCGGAACATGCGCGCCGGGTCGTTGCCGGTCTTGAGCAGGTAATCGAAGGGACGGAATGCGATGTCCCATCCCTCGATGGCTTCCGCGGGCGCGGCCGCCTTCGTGGCGACCGGCGCCGCCGCGCCGCCGACCATGGCCGACAGCTCGGCCAGCAGCGACTGGCTTTCGGCGGTGGCGCCGGGCTGGCCCGCCATCTGCAGCGAGAGCATGTCGCGGATGACGTCACCCGAACGCAGCAGCAGCTCCACGACGGCCTTTTCCATCGGACGGCGGCCGCTGCGGACCTCGTCCATCAGGTTTTCGGCCACGTGCGTGAAAGCCGCCACGTCGGCGAAACCGAAGGTGGCCGCACCGCCCTTGATCGAATGGGCGGCGCGGAACACCACGTTGATCAGCTCCGGATCGTCGGCACCCTCGTCCAACGCGAGGAGCGCCTGCTCCATGGCGTCGAGACCGTCGAGGCTCTCTTCGTGGAACGCCTTGTGGAATTGCGCCAGATCGACTTTGGACATGGGAGAAACCTGGAGTGACCGGAACGAACGGGGTATCGGATCAGCCGAGCACGCGGGCGACGGTCGCCAGCAGCTGGTCGGGGTCGAACGGCTTGACGAGCCAGCCGGTGGCGCCGGCGGCCTTGCCTTCCATCTTCTTCTCGGGGTTGGATTCGGTGGTGAGCATGAGGATCGGCACGCCGCTGTAACCGCCCATCGTGCGCATCTCGCGCACCATCGAGATGCCGTCCATCACCGGCATGTTCACGTCGGCCAGCACGAGGTCGAACTTGTGCACGCCCGCCTGGTCGAGCGCCGCGCGGCCGTTGTCGGCCTCTTCGACGTCATGGCCGGCGCCACGCAGGGTGAAGGCCACCATGCTGCGCATGGAAGCCGAGTCGTCTACCGCGAGAATCTTTGCCATCGGTGCACCTTCAGTTCACGCCGGCACGGGCCGGCAGTTCAATCAATTCGCTAAGGCCCAGCACGGCGACGCCGCGATGGAGGGAATCGCTCGCGCCGCTCCAGCGGACGGCGAGGCCGGCCGCGCGGGCGTCGCGCGAAAAGGCGGCCAGCACCTGCAGGCCCGCCGTGTCGATCTGGTTCACGGCCGAGCCGTCGATGTCCACCGGCTTGCCGGCGGTCAGCGCCGCCAGCAGGGTGTCGCGCAGCGCGGGCGCCGCGCCGATGCGCAGGTCCGCGTCGAGCGCAAGCGTACCAGCCGTGTTCTTGGAGGATTTGCCAGCCATCGTCCTACCCTTGTGCCCCCGGGGCCCGTTGCCCGGGGAGGCGTTCGTGAGGCTTATCGGCCCTCGTCCGCAAACCTTTAGGCCGGGGCTTTCGGCGGCAGGATCAGCATGGCGTCGCCGTAGGAGAAGAAGCGGTAGCGTTGCAGCACCGCGTAGCGATAGGCGTCGAGGATGGCCTCCTTGCCCGCGAGGGCCGAGACCAGCATCAGCAGGGTGGACTGGGGCAGGTGGAAGTTGGTGATCAGGGCGTCGATGCTGGTGATGCGGTAGCCCGGGAAGATGAAGATCTGCGTCTCCCCGGCGAACGGCCTCAGCACGCCGTCGACCGTGGCGCTTTCCAGCGCGCGCACCACCGTGGTGCCCACCGCGATCACGCGGCCGCCCGCCTCGCGGGTGGCGCGGATCTTTTCCACCAGCGAGGCGCCCACGTTGAGCCATTCGCGATGCATCACGTGGTCGCGCACGTCGTCGGCGCGCATGGGCTGGAAGGTACCCGCGCCGACGTGCAGGGTGACGTAGCCGAAATCGACGCCCTTCCCGCGGAGCTGGTCCAGCAGGGCCTCGTCGAAATGCAGGCCCGCCGTGGGCGCGGCCACCGCGCCCGGCTCGCGGGCGAACACGGTCTGGTAACGGTCCTTGTCTTCCTCGCCGGCGCCGCGTTCGATGTAGGGCGGCAACGGCATTTCGCCGAGGCGCGAGAGGATGCGCTCCAGCGGCTCGTCCCCCTCGAAACGCAGCTTGAAGAACTCGCCCTCGCGGCCGAGCACGGTAATGAGGCTGCCGTCGGCCAGCACGATGCGGCCGCCTTCCTTGGGCTTCTTGCTCACCCCGAGCTGGGCGCGCGCCTCGTGGGCCCCCGTGACCCGCTCGATCAGGATCTCCACCGCGCCGCCGGATTCCTTGTTGCCGTAAAGGCGCGCCGGCAGCACGCGGGTGTCGTTGAACACCAGCAGGTCGCCCGGCCGGACGAGGTCGGGCAGTTCGTGGAACTTGCGATTGGCCTTGCTGCCCGCCGCGACGTCGACCACCAACAGGCGGCTACCCGACCGCCGCGCCAGGGGCGCCTGCGCGATGAGGTCGGACGGCAGGTCGAAGTCGAAATCGGATTTCTTCACGAAAGCGGGGCCGGTGATGCTGGAAGGCGGGGATTATCCCCCAATCGGCGACCGGCCACCTACCGAAGGGGTGGGAGCGGACCCTGTCCGCGAACCCTCGGGGGCGGCTTGGGACAAAAGGGCTTTGCGGTGATTTTGCGGGTGTTTACAGCTCGCACGATCGCCGGAAGGCCTCTTTCGCCACAGCTATGGCGGGGGTTCGCGGACAGGGTCCGCTCCCGCCCCCTTCGGTAGCGAGGTTTCAGCGAGCGCTGACCCTTTCGTTACAGCCAGCCTTTCTGCCGGGCCAGCCGATAGGCCTCGATGCGGTTGGCCGCACCCAACTTGCCGATGGCCTCGGAAAGGTAATTGCGCACCGTGCCGTGGGAGAGGTTGAGTTGGGCGCCGATCTCGCTGGCCGAACTACCCTCGCCCGCCAGGCGCAGTACCTGGCGCTCGCGGTCGTTCAGCGGATCGGCCTCCGACCAGGCTTCCAGCGCCAGTTGCGGATCGATGGCCCGACCGCCCCGGTGAACGACGCGCAGCGCTTCGGCGAGCCCCTCGGCGGGCGCGTCCTTCAGCAGGTAGCCGCTCACGCCCGCATCCAGCGCGCGGCGCAGGAAGCCCGGGCGGGCGAAGGTGGTGACGATCACCACCTTCACCGGCAACTCGTGGCGATGCACGCGCTGCGCGATTTCCAGACCCGTGAGGCCGGGCATTTCGATGTCGGTGACCAGCACGTCGGGCTTGAGCCGTTGCAGCTCGCGCCACGCGGTTTCGCCGTCCGGTGCCGAGCCGAGCACCTCGATGTCGGATTCGAGATTGAGCAGTGCCGACAACGCGCCGCGCACCATGGCCTGGTCTTCGGCAAGCAGCACGCGGATCATGCGGCGGACTCCGTCAGCACCGGCGCGAGCATGACGCCGACGGTGAGCGTGGTGCCCTGCTTCGCCGGCGAGTCGATGGCGAGCGTACCGCCGATCTGCCGCACGCGTTCGCGCATGCCCGAGACGCCGTTGCCATGCGCGGCGAGGCCGCCGCGCCCGTTGTCGCTGATCCGCATCGAGAAATCCTTGCCGTTCCGGGTGATGTCCACGCGCGCCGTGCTGGCCTGCGAGTGGCGATGGATGTTGGTGACCGCTTCCCTCAGCACGAGGGCCAGCGAGGCCTGCACGGACTCGGGAAGGTCGAGCCGTTCGGGCAACGAGGTTTGCAGCGTGATGCCGGACGCTTCGAGCATGACCCGCGCCGACACCAGTTCGCTGGCCAGGTCACCCGCGCGCAGGCCGGTGACGGCGCTGCGTACTTCACCCAGCGTATGCCGGGCGACGCGTTCCACTTCGTCCATTTCCTGCTGCGCGCGTGCCGGATCGACCAGCGCCAGGCGCTTGGCCAGTTCGGACTTCAGGGTGATGAGCGAGAGCGTATGACCGAGCAGGTCGTGCAAGTCGCGACCGATGCGCTCGCGCTCGGCCAGCGTGGCCAGTCGCCGAACCTCGGCTTGCGACAGTCGCAGTTCCAGGTCGCGGCGAACCGAACGCACGTAGAGGTAATTGCTCGTACCGCCGGCGATACCGGCGAGGGCCACGACGAGGATGTGCACGGCCGGAATGCCGAACCACGCCCACCACACGCAGGCGAGCAGCGTGGCCGCGGCCGTCGCGCCGAGCCATAGGCGCGGCCGGGCGGCGAAGGCCAGCAAGGCGAGGCCGATGGCGACGTGGCCGATCGCCACGCCGTTGACCGGCCACACCGCGAATCCCGTGGCCACGATGGCGAGCGCGTTGAACGGTATGCGCCGGAGCGGCCCGAGGAACACGCCGGCGTAGCACGCCAGATACACGACGACGGAGAGAAGCGTGGGTGCGAACCACCGCCACGAAAACGCGGAAACGACCAGCGGCGCCTGGACCAGGGCGAACAGCCAGCCCAACTGCAGGCCGGCCTGCCAACGCAGGTAGATCGGCGAATGCAGGCTGCCGAGCAACGAGTCCCGTGGCGGCGGCGGCAGGCGTATCACGACGCGATCCGATCGGCTTCGATCGTCGACGCACGCGCGATGCGTTCGGCGGCAAGCAGGGGTACGGCGACCTGCAGCCGGGTGCCCTTGCCGCGCTCGGATTCGATGCGCAGCGTTCCGCCGAGCGCCTTCACGCGCTCGCGCATGCCGCAAAGGCCATTGCCCTCGGTATCGACGCCACCGCGACCGTTGTCGGCGATGCACAACGTGAGCACGTCTTTTTCCACGGCGACCTTCGCCTCGGCCACGGTGGCCTGCGCGTGGCGGT
This window of the Luteibacter aegosomatis genome carries:
- a CDS encoding CheR family methyltransferase, producing MNALVDNGDAAAAGAQGPSLGDAEFGFLREFVLQQCGISLGEHKRQLVQGRLLRRLRALNLSGFAAYCDLLRRDPASELGELASCISTNVTSFFREMHHYDLLVDELLPRWFDEKRGGRLRIWSAGCSTGEEPYALAMVLAEALERTGTTIDAKILATDLSPQALETARKGVYPVDRLGGVSEARRKRWFQRGEGSYDGYARVHPRLRELVTIQPLNLLHEWPMQGKFDAIFCRNVVIYFDKPTKQRLFSRYAGMLESRGYLFLGHSESMYGLSDDFDLIGRTVYRKRT
- a CDS encoding STAS domain-containing protein, with product MAINVHHDTEQGTLTLHLGDRFDFSIHRAFHDVCLGDVPAARSYVLDLEEVNTMDSSALGMLMLLREHAGGDRAEIRLVNASAQLRNTLRIAGFDKLFTVH
- a CDS encoding chemotaxis protein CheW; the protein is MNQPASIASVAEAAQYLTVNLGNEEYGVDILAVREIRGWTPVTRIPQAPSYVLGVLNLRGAIVPVLDLRLRFGLAREEYTATTVCVIVMVAGRQFGIVVDAVSDVVEVAPDGIRPVPDMGTTVDTEYLKGLTSVGERMVLLLDVDRLLQPQDAQMLEAALASQEAKAVA
- a CDS encoding methyl-accepting chemotaxis protein, with translation MKKFSFKIPALTVRGRLYGVLGLLTLMLFGGAAVGLGAMHFQNEGMRQIYEEELVPSELLSRVNTQSLLSFIVLGEAAAKVGNPDQVKQKIAEFEKYQADLDARKAEFRKVPMSADIKKAYDKWQATNDDYVQSKNDMVDALKEGDQGASDVLELQVRPLLMDRQAQLSSLIEGKRKEAQAIFEKESAQYRTIRALSITSLVIGLAICLVIAVLVIRSILRTLSQTVAVAHEIAAGKLGHDIQVTRQDELGQLQSAFRSMDDRLAAIVTEVRHGSTSVSTAAQQISRGNDDLSQRTQEQASSLEETASSMEEMTSTVKQNAENASHANQLARGAREQAEKGGEVVAQTVVAMREINASSKKISDIVSLIDEIAFQTNLLALNAAVEAARAGEQGRGFAVVATEVRNLAQRSAGAAKEIKGLINDSASKVKAGSELVDQSGKALAEIVDSVKKVTDIVAEIAAASSEQSAGIDQVNHAVLQMDEMTQQNAALVEESAAAARAMHEQATELSRQVSFFQVSGQATAARAPRKDATQVEMETLFASVRETAPAPAPRASRPAESADAAVWKEF
- a CDS encoding methyl-accepting chemotaxis protein, which translates into the protein MVIPKNERSIGFAASVVALLLVLVFHAAWVAPVVVALLAATWIAIALRPAPLPEVEVVLNTASSDEASVREAMEDVRSAIVDELGHASRELNQALDLLRDAVAELGGGFNGLSQKTGKQQKLLSEIIESGGKGISVQDFASRTAGLLEHFVGLIVQLSRESLRIVYRIDGMAKEMDAVFALLKNVNTIAEETNLLALNAAIEAARAGESGRGFAVVAGEIRNLAQHSNQFNEKIGTHVERSRTAMEHLRELVGHMASQDMNVALQAKGDIDDMMSSITESNARTSAAADEAATINRGLGNDVSTTIRSLQFEDILSQLLHQTRTRLVELQEITADCTRDIEELACVPADASELNARAQRVRARLAEQRERARLRSRGPALQQSMAAGDIDLF
- a CDS encoding protein-glutamate methylesterase/protein-glutamine glutaminase, with product MQKVRVLIVDDSALVRKVLTTMLESDPGIEVVGAAPDPLIAREKIKALNPDVLTLDVEMPRMDGLTFLENLMRLRPMPVVMVSTLTEKGADVTLRALELGAVDFFTKPAADLANTFMEHAPEICAKVRLAAGAKPRERSTVTRLDVAPRLSADAVLPRAQTPGTRGGTRIIAIGASTGGTEAIRVVLEAMPPTAPPIVITQHIPAAFSGPFAARMDTCSAMKVCEARDGQPIQAGHVYIAPGSQHLLVMWDGARHVCRLHDGPPVNRHKPSVDVLFRSMAASVGAATIGCLLTGMGDDGARGLGELKESGAPTLVQDEASSVVWGMPGAAWKAGAAAEMLPLDAIAARLLELAHTPVSAAARVGT
- a CDS encoding chemotaxis protein CheA, whose protein sequence is MSKVDLAQFHKAFHEESLDGLDAMEQALLALDEGADDPELINVVFRAAHSIKGGAATFGFADVAAFTHVAENLMDEVRSGRRPMEKAVVELLLRSGDVIRDMLSLQMAGQPGATAESQSLLAELSAMVGGAAAPVATKAAAPAEAIEGWDIAFRPFDYLLKTGNDPARMFRELEALGPLATTVDASKLPSLADMDPTASYLAYTLRLDAGAKRAAVEGVFDWVDGDCELTVTPRVAAPAPVAAPAAPVAPRAVREVAANSEASSVRVGIEKIDMLINLVGELVITQAMLSQFNEGVGEARLEMFRHGLAQLARHTRELQESVMSIRMLPISTVFNRFPRLVRDLAQKLDKKVVLDLRGETTELDKTVLEKIGDPLVHLVRNAIDHGLEVPAKRTAAGKSDTGTLRMEAFHRGGSIVVEVADDGAGLNRDAIVAKAVQRGIIASGEGMSDDAVAELIFEAGFSTAATTTDLSGRGVGMDVVRRNVMDLGGTVNIRSVHGKGTTFTITLPLTLAIIDGLTAAVGSETYIVPLVSIVESVQVKADLVRSVVGGGELFRFRDEWLPIVRLFDVFGCDGERLSVDQGIVIVVEAEGTRIGLFVDELIGQQQAVVKSLEANYRRVVGISGATILPDGAVALITDVTGLVRMQARRKAA
- the cheD gene encoding chemoreceptor glutamine deamidase CheD, producing the protein MSDTAVALPRTFAGFDPKSVLPGFEHLRRFWDPAQEVVTVKILPGEFYVSTQEEMISTVLGSCVSACVRDTKRRIGGMNHFMLPEPAGERDSWSSTVGRAARYGNDAMEQLINAILKAGGRRDDLEVKIFGGGRVLSTMTDIGQRNIAFVQRYIATEKLKLCAADVGDIYPRHVQFFPVSGRVRVRQLRATHDTHLADREKRYLKRLADDPIKGEVELF